One Dialister invisus DSM 15470 genomic region harbors:
- a CDS encoding IS256-like element ISDin1 family transposase, which produces MKQVRCLYCGFFCSKYGKTRTGRQRWYCKECHSVFVNPINKTVHDFKHFIQWLFGKDVQKSMPGNGRGFRRKTSKFWEIWPMQPKIESPMNVIYVDGIYLGRKACILICCNERYVLGWYLCRYENSRAWEALMQRIAAPAMVVSDGGHGFRKALKRVWPKAKLQRCTFHAFIQVKRYTTGSPKTIAGIEMYMIAKDLLMIKDMEQAGHWVTRLINWRIKHKTFLSEMTQDEKGKLRPMHERLLKAERSLVRLVRQNTLFTYLDESLSYGEELPSTNNRIEGGINAQLRTMLRNHRGMSIERRIKAVFWWCYFHTPKPLSASEILKVMPTDRSISKLYKAMNERAKLEDSIPTWGDAIVWSELHKSDSFPACFWD; this is translated from the coding sequence ATGAAACAAGTTAGGTGTTTATATTGCGGTTTCTTTTGCTCAAAATATGGTAAAACTCGTACAGGAAGGCAACGGTGGTACTGCAAAGAATGTCATTCTGTCTTTGTGAATCCGATTAATAAGACGGTTCATGATTTTAAGCACTTTATTCAGTGGTTGTTTGGTAAGGATGTGCAAAAATCCATGCCTGGCAACGGTCGTGGTTTTCGAAGGAAAACCTCTAAATTTTGGGAAATATGGCCTATGCAGCCTAAAATTGAGAGTCCGATGAATGTCATATATGTGGATGGGATTTATTTAGGAAGAAAAGCATGTATCCTTATTTGTTGTAATGAAAGATATGTGCTTGGATGGTATTTGTGCCGCTATGAGAATTCCAGAGCCTGGGAAGCATTGATGCAGAGAATTGCGGCTCCCGCTATGGTCGTTTCTGATGGAGGCCACGGCTTCCGGAAAGCACTAAAAAGAGTCTGGCCCAAGGCTAAGTTGCAGCGTTGTACTTTCCATGCATTCATCCAGGTAAAGAGATACACAACCGGTAGTCCTAAAACCATTGCCGGCATTGAGATGTACATGATAGCAAAGGATTTGCTGATGATAAAAGACATGGAGCAAGCAGGTCATTGGGTAACCCGATTGATAAACTGGAGAATAAAGCATAAGACCTTTCTTAGTGAAATGACACAAGATGAAAAAGGCAAACTTCGCCCTATGCATGAACGTTTACTAAAGGCCGAGCGGTCACTGGTCAGATTAGTACGGCAAAACACATTATTTACCTATTTGGATGAATCGTTGTCTTATGGAGAAGAACTACCATCGACAAATAACCGTATAGAAGGCGGAATAAATGCACAATTAAGAACGATGCTTAGAAACCATCGTGGGATGTCCATTGAAAGACGCATAAAAGCGGTTTTCTGGTGGTGTTACTTCCACACACCGAAACCGCTTTCTGCATCTGAAATCCTAAAGGTAATGCCCACTGACAGAAGCATTTCTAAACTGTATAAAGCGATGAATGAACGAGCCAAATTAGAGGATTCAATTCCCACATGGGGAGATGCTATTGTGTGGTCAGAATTACATAAATCCGATTCATTTCCTGCTTGTTTTTGGGATTAA
- a CDS encoding F0F1 ATP synthase subunit epsilon has product MADTLTNPMHVEVISPDGPIYRETGVEMVVARAADGEFAVMKNHLPLAAALEMCPVRIVKGGKEQKVAVFGGFLEIKDNQVNIVAPLAELADTIDIARAQAAKKRAEDRLASKSKEIDVDRAKLALQRALTRLKTTGTL; this is encoded by the coding sequence ATGGCTGATACCCTTACGAATCCCATGCACGTGGAAGTCATCAGCCCCGACGGACCGATTTATCGAGAAACCGGCGTGGAAATGGTGGTGGCCCGTGCAGCAGACGGCGAATTTGCCGTCATGAAAAACCATCTGCCTCTGGCAGCCGCTCTTGAAATGTGCCCTGTGCGCATTGTTAAAGGCGGAAAGGAACAAAAGGTGGCTGTATTTGGCGGTTTCCTGGAAATAAAGGACAATCAGGTAAATATCGTAGCCCCCCTGGCGGAGCTGGCGGACACCATCGATATTGCCCGTGCCCAAGCCGCGAAGAAACGTGCGGAAGACAGGCTCGCGTCCAAGAGCAAAGAGATTGATGTCGACCGTGCTAAACTCGCTCTCCAGCGTGCGCTGACACGGCTCAAAACGACAGGAACCCTTTGA
- the atpD gene encoding F0F1 ATP synthase subunit beta: protein MANEQQGQVGKVVQVMGAVVDIAFSDDQELPAIYNAIHVKDEEGTVPVDVICETMQHLGDGVVRTVAMSSTDGMVRGMKAVDTGRAIAAPVGDGCLGRIFNVLGQTVDNDDTKVPASDYWPIHRPAPAFKDQSPATEIFETGIKVVDLIAPYAKGGKIGLFGGAGVGKTVLIQELIHNVATEHSGCSVFCGVGERTREGNDLWGEMKDSGVLSKVALVYGQMNEPPGARMRVALTGLTMAEYFRDKQGQDVLLFVDNIFRFVQAGSEVSALLGRMPSAVGYQPTLATDIGELQERITSTKDGSITSIQAVYVPADDLTDPAPAGVFTHLDATTVLSRSIAELGIYPAVDPLDSTSRILDPNVLGEEHYEVARGVQAILQRYKELQDIIAILGMEELSDDDKVIVARARKVQRFLSQPFFVAEQFTGSPGRYVSLKETIRGFKEILAGQHDDMPEGAFYMVGTIDEAIEKAEKMKKGE, encoded by the coding sequence ATGGCAAATGAACAGCAGGGACAGGTAGGCAAGGTCGTACAGGTCATGGGCGCTGTCGTCGACATCGCTTTTTCCGACGATCAGGAACTTCCTGCCATCTATAACGCAATTCATGTCAAAGATGAAGAAGGCACTGTTCCGGTAGATGTTATCTGTGAAACCATGCAGCACTTAGGTGACGGCGTAGTCCGCACCGTTGCGATGAGTTCCACCGATGGCATGGTACGCGGAATGAAAGCAGTAGATACCGGCCGTGCTATTGCGGCACCGGTCGGCGACGGATGCCTGGGACGTATTTTCAACGTACTCGGACAGACCGTCGACAATGACGATACAAAAGTACCGGCATCCGACTACTGGCCTATTCATCGTCCGGCACCGGCCTTTAAAGACCAGTCTCCGGCAACCGAAATTTTTGAAACCGGCATCAAAGTCGTCGACCTCATCGCTCCGTATGCAAAAGGCGGTAAGATCGGGCTCTTCGGCGGTGCGGGTGTAGGTAAGACCGTTCTTATCCAGGAATTGATCCATAACGTGGCGACAGAACACTCCGGCTGCTCCGTATTCTGCGGCGTCGGCGAACGTACCCGTGAAGGGAACGATCTCTGGGGAGAAATGAAAGACTCCGGCGTTCTTTCCAAAGTTGCGCTGGTATACGGCCAGATGAACGAACCTCCGGGAGCGCGTATGCGTGTGGCTCTCACCGGTTTGACCATGGCTGAATATTTCCGCGACAAACAGGGACAGGACGTCCTGCTCTTCGTAGACAATATTTTCCGTTTTGTACAGGCCGGTTCCGAAGTATCCGCGCTGCTCGGGCGTATGCCGTCCGCCGTAGGCTACCAGCCGACCCTGGCCACCGATATCGGCGAACTGCAGGAACGCATCACTTCCACCAAAGACGGTTCCATCACATCCATCCAGGCCGTATACGTACCGGCCGATGACTTGACGGATCCGGCTCCGGCAGGCGTATTTACACACTTGGACGCTACCACCGTACTGAGCCGTTCCATCGCGGAACTGGGCATCTATCCGGCAGTAGATCCGCTGGACTCCACCAGCCGTATCCTTGACCCGAATGTTTTGGGTGAAGAGCATTACGAAGTGGCCCGCGGCGTACAGGCTATTCTGCAGCGCTACAAAGAACTGCAGGATATCATCGCCATCCTGGGCATGGAAGAACTTTCCGATGATGACAAAGTCATCGTAGCCCGCGCAAGAAAGGTACAGAGATTCCTGTCTCAGCCCTTCTTCGTAGCCGAACAGTTTACAGGCTCCCCCGGCAGATACGTATCCCTGAAGGAAACCATCCGCGGCTTCAAGGAAATCCTTGCAGGCCAGCACGATGATATGCCTGAAGGCGCGTTCTACATGGTCGGCACAATTGATGAAGCGATCGAAAAGGCTGAAAAGATGAAGAAAGGGGAATAA
- the atpG gene encoding ATP synthase F1 subunit gamma — MESTRDIKGRIKSVTNIQQITKAMKMVAAARLRKAEEKANGSRPYAEKIGELLRRASSVTPGFTSPLFRTGEVKKVGYLVICGDKGLAGAYNSNVMKRTLQEISGKDRSAYALYVCGKQAKNYLKFRGYDPDTYHFGFSDKPSAQDSIDLSKEMVEYFTKEEVDEVYIIYTKFITALRQQVRVDRLLPIEAPAEGKTEEAAKAAASEWEKERQDFLRIEEDPYIFLPDAAAVLSKLLPEYIQVQVYNAMLQSAASELGSRMAAMSAATDNATERIADLNLTYNKARQAQVTNEISEIVGGAAALE; from the coding sequence TTGGAAAGTACGCGTGATATAAAAGGGCGCATAAAATCCGTCACCAACATCCAGCAGATCACGAAAGCCATGAAGATGGTAGCCGCCGCCCGTCTGCGCAAAGCGGAGGAAAAGGCAAACGGCTCCCGTCCTTATGCGGAAAAGATCGGAGAGCTCCTGCGCCGTGCTTCTTCGGTGACACCCGGATTTACAAGCCCGCTCTTCAGGACAGGCGAAGTAAAGAAGGTCGGATATCTCGTCATTTGCGGCGACAAAGGCCTTGCCGGCGCTTATAACTCCAACGTGATGAAGCGTACCCTGCAGGAAATCTCCGGAAAGGATCGTTCTGCATACGCTTTATATGTCTGCGGGAAACAGGCGAAGAATTATCTGAAATTCCGCGGGTATGATCCCGATACCTATCATTTCGGCTTTTCTGATAAGCCGTCGGCTCAGGATTCTATCGATCTCTCCAAAGAGATGGTGGAATACTTCACAAAAGAAGAAGTCGATGAAGTTTATATTATTTATACCAAATTCATCACCGCCCTCCGCCAGCAGGTCCGGGTAGACCGGCTGCTCCCCATTGAAGCGCCGGCTGAGGGAAAAACGGAAGAAGCAGCAAAAGCGGCTGCCAGCGAATGGGAAAAAGAAAGACAGGATTTCCTCCGTATCGAGGAAGATCCCTATATTTTCCTTCCCGATGCGGCGGCAGTACTTTCCAAACTGCTTCCTGAATATATACAAGTACAGGTTTATAATGCGATGCTGCAATCCGCGGCGTCCGAGCTGGGCAGCCGTATGGCGGCCATGTCCGCTGCCACTGACAACGCGACGGAAAGAATTGCCGACCTCAACCTTACGTACAACAAAGCGCGTCAGGCACAGGTCACCAATGAAATTTCCGAAATTGTCGGCGGTGCGGCAGCTCTTGAATAA
- the atpA gene encoding F0F1 ATP synthase subunit alpha yields MKISSDEITSVIKKQIENYKVDLNVDEVGTVLEVGDGIAHVYGLENCMAGELLELPNGVYGMAMNLEESNVGAVLLGNAETIKEGDVVKRTGRLMQVPVGNAVIGRVVNALGQPIDGRGEIKTDAYRDIEIKAPGIADRQPVNVPLQTGLKCIDSMVPIGRGQRELIIGDRGTGKTAIAIDTILNQKGQDVICIYVSIGQKNSNVVRVYERLRAAGAMDYSIIVHAGASEGSPMQYLAPYSGVSIAEHFMHQGKDVLIIYDDLSKHAVAYRAMSLLLRRPPGREAYPGDVFYLHSRLLERAARLSDALGGGSITALPIIETLAGDVGAYIPTNVISITDGQIYLETALFYSGIRPAINVGLSVSRVGGSAQIKAMKQVAGTLRLDLAQFRELAAFAQFGSDLDAATKAQIDRGQRTTEILKQPQYSPYPVEDQVMAIYTAVKGYLDDVDVDQVVGFEQQVLNFLHSSHPEIGADIVDKKKLTDENEAKLREALDEFKKRYKAQSETEEKSETVEG; encoded by the coding sequence ATGAAAATCAGTTCAGATGAAATCACATCTGTCATTAAAAAACAGATTGAAAATTACAAAGTAGACCTCAATGTCGATGAAGTAGGTACGGTTCTTGAAGTCGGCGACGGTATCGCCCATGTATATGGCCTTGAAAACTGCATGGCCGGTGAACTGCTGGAACTGCCGAACGGCGTTTACGGCATGGCCATGAACCTGGAAGAAAGCAATGTAGGTGCCGTTCTTCTGGGAAATGCGGAAACCATCAAGGAAGGCGACGTAGTAAAGAGAACGGGCCGTCTGATGCAGGTTCCCGTAGGCAATGCGGTCATCGGCCGCGTGGTCAATGCACTGGGACAGCCGATTGACGGCAGAGGCGAAATCAAGACTGACGCTTATCGCGACATTGAAATCAAAGCTCCGGGCATTGCCGACAGACAGCCGGTAAACGTCCCGCTGCAGACCGGTCTGAAATGTATCGACTCCATGGTCCCGATCGGCCGCGGACAGCGTGAGCTGATCATCGGCGACCGCGGTACAGGCAAGACTGCCATCGCTATTGATACCATTCTGAACCAGAAGGGGCAGGATGTCATTTGTATTTATGTTTCCATCGGGCAGAAGAACTCCAACGTCGTCCGTGTATACGAACGGCTGAGAGCTGCCGGCGCTATGGATTACTCCATCATCGTACATGCCGGTGCTTCCGAAGGGTCTCCGATGCAGTACCTTGCACCATACTCCGGTGTATCCATTGCGGAACATTTCATGCACCAGGGCAAAGATGTCCTCATTATCTATGACGACCTCTCCAAACATGCTGTCGCTTACCGCGCCATGTCGCTTCTGCTGCGCCGTCCGCCGGGACGCGAAGCTTACCCCGGTGACGTATTCTATCTGCATTCCCGTCTGCTGGAACGTGCGGCACGTCTGTCCGATGCACTGGGCGGCGGCTCCATCACCGCGCTGCCGATCATTGAAACACTGGCAGGTGATGTCGGTGCGTACATTCCGACAAACGTCATTTCCATCACGGACGGACAGATTTATCTGGAAACGGCACTCTTTTATTCCGGGATCCGTCCGGCCATCAATGTCGGCCTGTCCGTATCCCGTGTAGGCGGTTCTGCACAGATTAAGGCCATGAAACAGGTCGCAGGCACGCTGCGTCTGGATCTGGCACAGTTCCGTGAATTGGCAGCATTTGCCCAGTTCGGTTCCGATCTTGATGCTGCCACCAAAGCGCAGATCGACCGCGGTCAGAGGACGACGGAAATTCTGAAGCAGCCGCAGTATTCCCCTTATCCGGTCGAAGACCAGGTTATGGCGATCTACACGGCCGTCAAGGGGTATCTTGATGACGTGGACGTAGACCAGGTTGTCGGGTTTGAACAGCAGGTTCTGAATTTCCTCCACAGCAGCCATCCGGAAATCGGCGCTGATATCGTGGATAAAAAGAAGCTGACAGATGAAAATGAAGCGAAACTCAGAGAAGCTCTTGATGAATTCAAGAAACGTTACAAGGCACAAAGCGAAACAGAAGAAAAGTCTGAAACGGTAGAGGGGTGA
- a CDS encoding F0F1 ATP synthase subunit delta, protein MDKNVILAKKYGRAIYEIAAEQHCLEQTEEDLRLIADTIGKSKELGEILNHPLLAKDVKKDTINKLFADKVQPIVLQFCYVVIDKGRIADFAAMADVYANLAHHGMGMEEAVVTSAFPLTKSQVDALKAKLAEITGSKIIMKQKVDASLIGGFTVRMGDRLIDGSVARQLAALRSQMMQRD, encoded by the coding sequence ATGGATAAGAACGTAATCCTTGCAAAGAAGTACGGACGAGCCATCTATGAAATTGCCGCAGAGCAGCACTGCCTGGAACAAACGGAAGAAGATCTCCGCCTCATTGCCGATACCATAGGGAAAAGCAAAGAGCTCGGGGAGATTCTGAACCATCCTCTGCTTGCTAAGGATGTCAAGAAAGATACTATAAATAAGTTATTTGCAGATAAGGTGCAGCCGATAGTTTTACAGTTCTGCTATGTTGTTATCGACAAAGGCCGCATCGCTGATTTTGCTGCCATGGCGGATGTCTATGCCAATCTTGCGCATCATGGGATGGGCATGGAGGAAGCCGTGGTAACCTCTGCGTTTCCATTGACCAAATCCCAGGTGGACGCTTTGAAAGCCAAACTTGCGGAAATCACGGGAAGCAAAATTATCATGAAACAGAAAGTAGACGCATCTTTGATAGGCGGATTCACGGTCCGGATGGGAGACCGTCTGATTGACGGATCCGTAGCCCGCCAGCTTGCGGCGCTCCGCTCGCAAATGATGCAAAGAGATTGA
- the atpF gene encoding F0F1 ATP synthase subunit B has protein sequence MVELNGTLLISILNFIILVAVLAHFCYKPVLKVMDDRRNKIRNDLDSAARSSAEAAKLKSDLEAELANAQVAAQGIVDKAVKEAKVQAQAQIDEAHAAIEREKVQAAKQIERERKDALEDLKTQVAALSCDIASKIISKNMTPDTNDRLIAESIARLDAGRAGK, from the coding sequence TTGGTAGAATTAAATGGTACGCTGCTGATTTCAATCCTCAACTTTATCATTCTCGTTGCCGTTTTGGCACATTTCTGCTATAAGCCGGTGCTGAAGGTCATGGATGACCGCAGGAACAAGATCCGGAATGATCTGGACAGCGCGGCCCGGTCCAGCGCGGAGGCGGCCAAGCTCAAATCCGATCTGGAAGCGGAACTTGCCAATGCCCAGGTCGCCGCACAGGGGATCGTGGATAAGGCCGTAAAAGAGGCCAAGGTACAGGCCCAGGCGCAGATCGATGAGGCCCATGCGGCTATTGAGAGGGAAAAAGTCCAGGCTGCTAAACAGATCGAAAGGGAACGCAAGGATGCCCTGGAGGATCTGAAGACGCAGGTGGCCGCTCTTTCCTGTGATATTGCATCGAAGATCATCAGCAAAAATATGACGCCGGATACGAATGACCGGCTCATAGCGGAAAGCATCGCAAGACTGGATGCCGGGCGGGCAGGTAAGTAA
- the atpE gene encoding F0F1 ATP synthase subunit C, producing the protein MDQTIVVQYSLIASALIAAVSAFAAAFNDAKVASHAIDGMTRQPEMQGQLFTSMLVGIGLVESIPIIAIVISLVLVFANPFLG; encoded by the coding sequence ATGGATCAGACTATTGTTGTTCAGTATTCCCTTATCGCATCTGCGCTGATTGCCGCAGTTTCTGCGTTTGCAGCCGCATTCAACGATGCTAAAGTAGCATCCCACGCTATCGACGGCATGACCCGCCAGCCGGAAATGCAGGGGCAGCTCTTCACTTCCATGCTTGTCGGCATCGGCCTGGTAGAATCTATTCCGATTATCGCTATCGTTATTTCTCTCGTCCTCGTATTCGCCAATCCTTTCCTCGGCTAA
- the atpB gene encoding F0F1 ATP synthase subunit A, which produces MHLHTGTHVVAQLFGMSVNLDTIFTQWLTALIVFIIVFAASRGRSLVPSGIQNAVEMIIEPLCSQFEKNMGSHYKKVVYFLLTLFMFIFVANEIGLLPTAHLTASPTNDVNTTLGLALAGTLCIHFIYIRNRGFGKWLKHFFEPMPPFVIINIVEELSRPITLAMRLFGNILAGEILLEILYALAPVLVPLLWVVFSLVIGLIQAYIFTTLTSIYLKESVE; this is translated from the coding sequence ATGCATCTTCATACGGGTACACATGTGGTTGCACAGCTTTTCGGAATGTCGGTCAATCTGGATACGATTTTTACACAATGGCTTACTGCTCTCATAGTATTTATTATCGTTTTTGCTGCGAGCCGGGGGCGTTCGCTCGTTCCAAGCGGTATCCAGAATGCGGTGGAAATGATCATTGAGCCGCTATGCTCCCAGTTTGAGAAGAATATGGGATCGCATTATAAAAAGGTTGTTTATTTTCTGCTGACGCTTTTCATGTTCATCTTTGTGGCCAATGAAATCGGGCTTCTGCCGACAGCCCATCTGACGGCGTCTCCGACAAATGATGTGAATACGACCCTGGGGCTGGCGCTGGCCGGTACATTATGTATTCATTTCATTTATATCAGGAACAGGGGATTCGGCAAATGGCTGAAACATTTCTTTGAACCGATGCCACCGTTCGTGATCATCAATATCGTAGAAGAACTTTCCCGGCCGATCACCCTGGCGATGCGTCTATTCGGCAATATTCTGGCAGGGGAAATCCTGCTGGAAATCCTCTACGCGTTGGCACCTGTGCTTGTACCTTTGCTCTGGGTCGTGTTCAGCCTTGTCATCGGGCTGATCCAGGCATACATTTTCACTACGCTGACTTCCATTTATCTCAAGGAGAGCGTGGAGTAA
- a CDS encoding AtpZ/AtpI family protein: MKNAGGQGDKGKEFNPMRSIAVAGGAGMTLLSCIGLGIWGGLKCDEYLGTYPFGLIGLSLLGAISGLWAIIRKMIGK; the protein is encoded by the coding sequence ATGAAGAATGCCGGAGGACAGGGAGATAAAGGAAAAGAGTTCAATCCGATGCGCAGTATCGCTGTGGCAGGCGGAGCGGGCATGACACTTCTTTCCTGTATCGGCCTCGGTATCTGGGGCGGGCTTAAGTGTGATGAATACTTGGGGACGTATCCTTTCGGCCTTATCGGGTTATCCCTTTTGGGCGCCATATCCGGATTGTGGGCCATAATTAGAAAAATGATAGGAAAGTAA
- the wecB gene encoding non-hydrolyzing UDP-N-acetylglucosamine 2-epimerase — protein sequence MKRSSPVKVMTVFGTRPEAIKMAPVVQSLLAHPEIETKVCLTAQHREMLDQVVDLFKLPVDYDLDIMRSGQSLYDITSRVLRGLEEVLEKEKPDYVLVHGDTTTTFTASLAAFYKQIKVGHVEAGLRTGDLASPFPEEANRQLTGVLASLHFAPTETARENLLRENKKDENIFVVGNTVIDALLSTVKKDYTFEDEEIQAIEEHKRVILVTTHRRENLGAPMHHVYRALRRLVETVPDTEVVFPVHRNPLVREAVEEELDGAAGIHLVEPMEYEPFTNLMARSALVLTDSGGIQEEAPSLGKPVLVLRDTTERPEAVEAGTVKLVGTGEEKIYQTAYRLLTDEAAYHAMAEAVNPYGDGRSAGRIVETLLYAEGISHKKPSKFIAK from the coding sequence ATGAAAAGGAGTAGTCCTGTGAAAGTCATGACGGTTTTCGGCACGCGGCCTGAAGCGATAAAGATGGCTCCTGTCGTGCAGTCGCTTCTGGCGCATCCCGAAATAGAAACAAAGGTCTGCCTCACGGCGCAGCATCGGGAAATGCTCGATCAGGTGGTGGATCTTTTCAAGCTGCCCGTTGATTACGACCTTGATATCATGAGGAGCGGACAGTCCCTGTATGACATCACTTCCCGCGTCCTTCGCGGACTGGAAGAAGTACTGGAAAAGGAAAAACCGGATTATGTCCTTGTCCATGGGGATACGACGACGACGTTTACCGCGTCGCTTGCCGCTTTTTACAAGCAGATCAAAGTTGGACATGTGGAAGCGGGGCTGCGCACGGGAGATCTGGCGTCCCCTTTTCCTGAAGAGGCGAACCGCCAGCTTACAGGAGTCCTGGCCAGTCTTCATTTTGCCCCGACAGAAACGGCGCGGGAAAATTTACTCCGTGAAAATAAAAAGGATGAAAATATTTTCGTCGTGGGAAATACCGTCATTGATGCGCTCCTTTCGACGGTAAAGAAAGATTATACTTTTGAAGATGAAGAAATACAGGCGATTGAAGAACACAAGCGCGTCATCCTTGTGACCACCCACCGCCGTGAAAATTTGGGTGCGCCCATGCATCATGTGTACCGTGCGCTCCGCCGGCTGGTGGAAACCGTGCCGGATACGGAAGTGGTATTTCCTGTCCATCGGAATCCTCTTGTCCGTGAAGCGGTGGAGGAAGAGCTGGACGGCGCGGCGGGCATCCATCTTGTAGAACCGATGGAGTATGAGCCTTTCACGAATCTGATGGCGCGGTCCGCCCTTGTGCTGACCGATTCAGGCGGCATACAGGAGGAAGCGCCGAGCCTGGGGAAACCCGTCCTTGTCCTTCGCGATACGACAGAGCGTCCCGAAGCGGTAGAGGCGGGGACGGTAAAACTGGTGGGCACCGGAGAAGAGAAGATTTATCAGACGGCATACCGGCTGCTGACCGATGAGGCGGCATATCATGCGATGGCGGAAGCAGTGAATCCTTACGGTGACGGCAGATCCGCCGGGCGCATCGTGGAGACGCTTTTGTATGCGGAGGGGATTTCTCATAAAAAACCGTCTAAATTTATAGCTAAGTAA
- a CDS encoding glycosyltransferase family 4 protein: MFAYAFTFLAALAVTFILTPAVKNFAVQIGAVDKPDARKVHHGLVPRLGGLAIYAGFMVSVILTVGFTYEMTGIMIGATCLVFVGIADDIVSLPAKVKLLGQILSAAVLVIFFDVNIDWIDLPYVGIIEFPLFISIPLTIFWIIGFINTVNLIDGLDGLAAGIATIASIAIALLAFQMGQWVSAAAMVAMTGACLGFLQYNFNPAKIFMGDTGSMFLGYVIAAVSVMGSMKTAAAAVLIVPLVALAVPITDTVLAIVRRRQSGVPIFSPDKNHLHHRLLAAGLSQKQVVLVMYALTAFFSAAALLVVRLNPFLGVAVILLALGVFIFWAKKLGVMREVVLPPTEKDEK, from the coding sequence TTGTTCGCTTACGCGTTCACGTTCCTTGCCGCGCTTGCCGTGACGTTTATTCTCACGCCGGCCGTAAAAAATTTCGCGGTGCAGATCGGCGCCGTGGATAAGCCGGACGCACGGAAGGTGCATCACGGACTGGTACCCCGTTTGGGCGGGCTTGCCATATACGCAGGGTTTATGGTATCCGTCATCCTTACGGTGGGCTTTACTTATGAAATGACAGGGATTATGATCGGCGCGACCTGTCTTGTTTTTGTGGGGATTGCAGATGATATCGTGTCTCTTCCCGCCAAGGTGAAACTTCTCGGGCAGATCTTATCCGCCGCCGTGCTTGTGATATTCTTTGATGTGAATATTGATTGGATCGATCTTCCCTATGTGGGGATTATTGAATTTCCTCTCTTTATTTCCATACCGCTTACTATTTTCTGGATCATCGGATTTATCAATACGGTCAATCTTATTGACGGCCTTGACGGGCTTGCTGCGGGGATCGCCACGATAGCGTCTATTGCCATTGCCCTTCTCGCATTCCAGATGGGGCAGTGGGTATCGGCTGCCGCTATGGTGGCCATGACAGGGGCGTGTCTCGGCTTTCTGCAGTATAATTTCAATCCGGCTAAAATTTTCATGGGCGATACGGGATCCATGTTCCTTGGGTATGTGATTGCCGCGGTGTCGGTCATGGGATCTATGAAGACGGCGGCTGCCGCAGTCCTTATCGTGCCTTTGGTGGCGCTGGCCGTGCCCATTACCGATACCGTACTTGCTATCGTGCGGCGCAGGCAGTCAGGGGTGCCGATTTTTTCACCGGACAAGAACCATCTCCACCATCGTCTTCTGGCGGCGGGATTGTCGCAGAAACAGGTAGTGCTGGTCATGTACGCGCTGACAGCTTTTTTCTCGGCAGCGGCACTCCTTGTGGTGAGGCTGAATCCATTTCTCGGTGTGGCGGTGATCCTTCTCGCACTCGGGGTGTTTATTTTCTGGGCGAAGAAACTCGGCGTCATGAGAGAGGTCGTTCTTCCACCGACGGAAAAGGATGAAAAATAA